One genomic window of Actinoalloteichus hoggarensis includes the following:
- a CDS encoding arginine repressor, with product MTEPRGSTAPTRVARQARIVALVTQRAVRSQAELARLLATEGIEVTQATLSRDLDELGAVKLRGADGGAAVYLIPEDGSPVRGLEGGTSRLGRLLNELLVSVDSSQNLAVLRTPPGAAQFLASALDRAALHDVVGTIAGDDTLLVVAREPLRGAELAERLAELAKRADSGVPGPSQVERGLAEELRRHHGDQERH from the coding sequence ATGACCGAACCACGCGGGAGCACCGCCCCGACGCGCGTCGCCCGACAGGCACGGATCGTCGCGCTCGTCACCCAGCGGGCGGTACGCAGTCAGGCGGAGCTGGCGCGGCTGCTCGCCACCGAGGGCATCGAGGTCACGCAGGCGACGCTGTCCCGAGATCTCGACGAGCTGGGCGCCGTGAAGCTGCGTGGCGCCGACGGCGGCGCGGCCGTCTACCTCATTCCCGAGGACGGCAGTCCGGTGCGCGGCCTGGAAGGCGGCACGTCCCGGCTGGGCAGGCTGTTGAACGAGTTGCTCGTCTCCGTCGACTCCTCCCAGAATCTGGCCGTGCTGCGAACTCCGCCGGGAGCGGCGCAGTTCCTGGCCAGCGCGCTGGATCGGGCCGCGCTACACGATGTGGTCGGCACCATCGCGGGCGACGACACTCTGCTGGTGGTCGCTCGGGAGCCGCTGCGCGGTGCCGAGCTGGCGGAGCGGCTCGCCGAGCTGGCGAAGCGAGCGGACAGCGGCGTCCCGGGCCCCTCACAGGTGGAGCGCGGCCTGGCGGAGGAGCTCAGGCGGCACCACGGTGATCAGGAGCGGCACTGA
- the argH gene encoding argininosuccinate lyase, translated as MSDSSGSTTRLWGGRFSSGPAAAMAALSDSTHFDWVLAPYDLAGSRAHARVLHRAGLLSTDELTRMHEGLDRLAADVANGDFTPTRADEDVHTALERGLVERVGPELGGRLRAGRSRNDQVATLFRMWLRDGARRVATGALDVVAALLDQAAAHPGAVMPGRTHLQHAQPVLLAHHLLAHGQALVRDVARLRDWDLRTAVSPYGSGALAGSSLGLDPAAVAEELGFDAPVENSIDGTASRDFAAEAAFVLAMLGVDLSRIAEEVIVWTTAEFGYAVLDDAWSTGSSIMPQKKNPDVAELARGKSGRLIGNLTGLLATLKAQPLAYNRDLQEDKEPLFDSVAQLELLLPSVAGMLGTLRFDVARMAELAPAGFTLATDVAEWLVRAGVPFRVAHEAAGACVRAAEARGVGLADLTDAELGEISPALTPKVREVLDVAGSIASRDAHGGTAPRRVAEQFSRLTAVVADHRAWAAIPVIP; from the coding sequence GTGAGTGACTCCAGCGGCTCGACAACTCGCCTCTGGGGCGGCCGATTCAGCTCCGGCCCGGCGGCGGCGATGGCGGCACTGAGCGACTCCACCCATTTCGACTGGGTGCTCGCGCCCTACGACCTGGCGGGCTCCCGGGCGCACGCACGGGTGCTGCACCGAGCGGGCCTGCTCAGCACGGACGAGCTGACGCGCATGCACGAGGGCCTGGATCGACTGGCCGCCGACGTCGCCAACGGCGACTTCACCCCGACCAGGGCCGACGAAGACGTGCACACCGCTCTGGAGCGCGGCCTGGTGGAACGGGTGGGGCCGGAGCTCGGGGGCAGGCTCCGGGCGGGGCGGTCTCGCAACGACCAGGTGGCGACGCTGTTCCGCATGTGGCTGCGGGACGGCGCACGCCGCGTGGCCACGGGCGCGCTCGACGTCGTGGCGGCGCTGCTCGATCAGGCCGCGGCCCATCCGGGGGCCGTGATGCCGGGGCGGACCCACCTCCAGCATGCCCAGCCCGTGCTGCTGGCCCATCATCTGCTCGCCCACGGACAGGCGTTGGTTCGTGACGTCGCCCGGCTGCGGGACTGGGATCTGCGTACCGCGGTGTCCCCGTACGGCTCCGGTGCGCTCGCGGGCTCCTCGCTCGGCCTCGATCCGGCCGCGGTCGCCGAGGAGCTGGGCTTCGACGCCCCGGTGGAGAACTCCATCGACGGCACCGCGTCACGGGATTTCGCCGCGGAGGCGGCCTTCGTGCTCGCGATGCTCGGCGTCGACCTCTCCCGTATCGCGGAGGAGGTCATCGTCTGGACGACGGCGGAGTTCGGCTACGCGGTCCTGGACGACGCGTGGTCCACCGGAAGCTCGATCATGCCGCAGAAGAAGAACCCCGATGTGGCGGAGCTGGCCAGGGGGAAGTCCGGCAGGCTCATCGGCAACCTGACCGGGCTGCTCGCCACGCTCAAGGCGCAGCCGTTGGCGTACAACCGGGACCTCCAGGAGGACAAGGAGCCGCTCTTCGACTCCGTCGCCCAGCTGGAGCTGCTGCTGCCCTCGGTGGCCGGAATGCTGGGCACCCTGCGCTTCGACGTGGCGCGGATGGCCGAGCTGGCCCCCGCCGGATTCACTCTCGCCACCGATGTCGCCGAGTGGCTGGTGCGGGCAGGCGTGCCGTTCCGGGTCGCCCACGAGGCCGCGGGCGCGTGTGTCCGGGCTGCTGAGGCACGGGGGGTAGGCCTGGCCGATCTCACCGACGCGGAGCTCGGCGAGATCTCGCCCGCGCTGACGCCGAAGGTGCGCGAGGTGCTGGATGTGGCGGGTTCGATCGCCTCGCGGGACGCGCACGGCGGAACGGCGCCGCGGCGCGTGGCCGAGCAGTTCTCCCGACTCACCGCCGTGGTGGCCGACCATCGGGCCTGGGCGGCGATACCGGTGATCCCGTGA